In Drosophila nasuta strain 15112-1781.00 chromosome 2R, ASM2355853v1, whole genome shotgun sequence, a single genomic region encodes these proteins:
- the LOC132785438 gene encoding acetylcholine receptor subunit beta-like 2, with translation MRRLCWLAFLIILPLANTTPPISFEANPDTKRLYDDLLSNYNRLIRPVVNNTETLTVWLGLKLSQLIEVNLKNQVMTTNLWVKQRWFDYKLRWDPEEYGGVEQLYVPSEHIWVPDIVLYNNWDGNYEVTLMTKATLKYTGEVFWEPPAIYKSSCEMNVEYFPYDEQICFMKFGSWTYNGAQVDLKHLDQVPGSNLVQVGIDLTEFYLSVEWDILEVPATKNEEYYPDTLEPFSDITFKLTMRRKTLFYTVNLIVPCVALTFLTVLVFYLPSDSGEKVTLCISILVSLTVFFLLLAEIIPPTSLAVPLLGKYLLFTMILVSLSVWTTVCVLNIHFRSPSTHNMSPLVRKLFLHFMPKLMMMRRTQYTLPDYDDSTPSNGYTNEIDVRDSISDFPSEFKDSQDGAYDNGMQHSVDLTDSDNVIPRNLTPEVLQALRAVRFIAQHIKDADKDNEIVEDWKFVSMVLDRFFLWLFTLSCVFGTCAIICQSPSLYDTRAPIDRQLSEIPLRKNNFMLPPDIIRQGVN, from the exons ATGCGGCGCTTGTGTTGGTTGGCGTTTTTGATaattttgccattggcaaatACCACAC CGCCTATAAGCTTCGAAGCCAATCCGGATACTAAGCGGCTATATGATGATCTCTTGAGTAATTATAATCGCCTTATTAGGCCGGTTGTAAATAATACCGAGACTCTTACCGTGTGGTTGGGCCTCAAGTTATCGCAACTGATCGAGGTGAATCTGAAGAATCAGGTGATGACAACCAATCTGTGGGTCAAGCAG CGCTGGTTCGATTATAAGTTGCGCTGGGATCCAGAAGAGTACGGTGGTGTGGAGCAGTTATATGTGCCCTCTGAGCACATTTGGGTGCCCGACATTGTGCTCTACAATAACTGGGATGGCAACTATGAG GTAACTCTCATGACGAAGGCCACTCTGAAGTACACTGGCGAAGTGTTCTGGGAGCCACCGGCGATTTACAAGTCATCCTGTGAAATGAATGTGGAATATTTTCCATACGATGAGCAAATTTGTTTCATGAAATTCGGCTCATGGACGTACAATGGTGCCCAAGTGGATTTGAAGCACCTGGACCAG GTGCCTGGCAGTAATCTTGTTCAGGTGGGCATCGATTTAACTGAATTCTATTTGTCGGTGGAGTGGGACATACTCGAGGTGCCGGCAACCAAGAATGAGGAGTACTATCCGGACACATTGGAGCCGTTCTCAG ATATTACCTTCAAGTTGACCATGCGACGCAAAACTTTGTTCTATACGGTGAATTTGATTGTGCCCTGTGTGGCATTAACATTTCTTACCGTTTTGGTCTTTTACTTGCCAAGCGATTCGGGCGAAAAG GTTACGTTATGTATTTCAATACTCGTGTCGTTGACCGTGTTCTTCTTGCTGTTGGCCGAAATTATACCGCCGACATCGTTGGCTGTGCCTCTGCTGGGCAAGTATCTACTCTTTACCATGATACTTGTCTCTCTGTCCGTCTGGACAACGGTCTGTGTGCTCAACATACACTTCAG ATCCCCCTCGACGCACAACATGTCGCCTTTAGTGCGCAAATTGTTTCTGCACTTCATGCCAAAGCTAATGATGATGCGACGCACTCAGTACACACTTCCCGATTACGATGACTCCACACCCAGCAATGGCTACACCAACGAGATAGATGTGCG CGACAGCATCAGCGATTTTCCCAGCGAGTTCAAAGACAGCCAAGACGGCGCTTACGATAATGGCATGCAGCACTCTGTGG ACTTGACAGATTCCGACAATGTGATACCGCGCAACTTAACACCCGAAGTGCTGCAGGCATTGCGTGCGGTCAGATTTATTGCGCAGCATATCAAGGATGCCGACAAGGATAACGAG ATTGTGGAGGATTGGAAATTTGTTTCCATGGTCTTGGATCGCTTTTTCCTCTGGCTATTCACGTTGTCATGTGTGTTTGGCACTTGCGCCATCATCTGCCAATCCCCCTCGCTGTATGACACCCGAGCGCCCATCGACCGCCAACTCAGCGAGATTCCTTTGcgcaaaaacaatttcatgcTGCCTCCGGACATTATCAGGCAGGGTGTTAATTAA
- the LOC132784077 gene encoding cilium assembly protein DZIP1L: protein MGYKGNFPQIMREAGFKLRQYRDGPLDWRLMGAYETDRILREQNFEVVDDALQHLSEAPLGTALETHILDSGIAKYFIMSQYAIQYLLYCRTYLDESVGELREAHATAQQEIAKLRQSLGESNNEVIQLHKKITQIEAIREVVFPCHLCTKNFISNDALNVHIGRKHRVGTPTTNLPGGSGSKDKDNDVQLINTIKMELEIKQLKERLNAAERNIKERSTSSRHHASPRQDQSTGTTQVRTVGIQSNLAEYKEKDEHSSEAIGSEASERKEQLHGLAERLSNFEVWQTQLKQSNDQFIQDINHKLEDLSHALEQTKLRAESKITTVAAATTEDRVATPCLEDLERILSEKVAEIGKVSANKLEEVVYQLEMGYKEKLEALERELKRLTEHKESNVITQSVSKIPKPLPKKEETNLERIKRQVETEFLKTKHDDDTYSIEELPAEPKREPEQQQQSAQKQLVTKVQELPSRSSSGSHPTFTKPAAELESKLKSKPIVSQPETIETTDISESLSEEEETISEEPSDFFTSEPERQVFQMPKSKAAAKAKSPQKPQQPLTRKDARKLVNHKLNPHGFNMKSKSISGISLKRVSAELVQHRNNFRLDNPHFYATRNRIRKFVDKLCSAKMPPTAQLMLKHKTPLQPSDDGGKSLTGTTQNDEDGDDDLETPDRTSSQEEDDPQELSPTNSSSPQQRQQHRNFKAQLEQMLAKPAARVVSKTGTTQVQLHAARPVPLPRKRVMFNTMGIDKSLNDEDEEIK from the exons ATGGGCTACAAAGGCAACTTTCCACAGATTATGCGCGAGGCAGGCTTCAAGCTGCGGCAGTATCGAGATGGGCCATTGGACTGGCGACTCATGG GCGCCTATGAAACGGATCGGATACTGCGGGAACAAAACTTTGAAGTGGTGGACGACGCACTGCAGCATTTATCCGAAGCGCCGCTGGGCACAGCGCTGGAGACGCACATACTGGACAGTGGCATAGCCAAGTACTTTATAATGTCGCAATATGCCATACAATATCTGCTCTACTGTCGCACATATCTGGACGAAAGCGTCGGCGAATTGCGCGAGGCACATGCTACAGCCCAGCAGGAGATTGCCAAGCTGCGTCAATCACTCGGCGAGTCCAACAATGAAGTTATCCAGCTGCACAAGAAGATCACGCAAATCGAGGCTATACGAGAAGTCGTCTTCCCCTGTCACTTGTGTACCAAGAACTTCATCAGCAACGACGCACTCAATGTGCACATCGGCAGGAAGCATCGTGTGGGTACTCCGACCACCAACTTGCCAGGTGGCAGCGGCTCCAAGGACAAAGATAACGATGTACAACTGATAAACACCATTAAAATGGAACTGGAGATCAAGCAGCTCAAAGAGCGACTAAATGCCGCCGAACGCAATATTAAAGAGCGCAGCACCAGCTCCAGACATCATGCTAGCCCACGCCAGGATCAGTCCACAGGCACCACACAAGTGCGCACTGTGGGCATACAGAGTAATCTGGCGGAATACAAAGAGAAGGATGAGCACAGCAGCGAGGCGATTGGCAGCGAAGCAAGCGAACGCAAGGAACAGCTTCATGGACTCGCCGAGCGTCTCAGCAACTTTGAAGTGTGGCAGACGCAGTTGAAGCAGAGTAACGATCAATTCATCCAGGACATCAATCACAAGCTGGAGGATTTAAGTCATGCTCTGGAGCAGACAAAACTGCGCGCCGAATCGAAAATAAcaactgttgcagcagcaacaaccgaAGATCGTGTTGCTACGCCTTGTCTGGAGGATTTGGAGCGCATACTCAGCGAGAAGGTAGCCGAGATTGGGAAAGTAAGTGCCAATAAACTGGAAGAAGTAGTTTATCAGTTGGAAATGGGTTACAAGGAGAAATTAGAGGCATTGGAGCGTGAGTTGAAACGACTCACCGAGCACAAGGAATCTAATGTCATCACACAAAGTGTATCCAAAATACCCAAGCCGCTGCCCAAGAAGGAGGAAACCAACTTGGAACGCATTAAACGACAGGTGGAAACGGAATTTCTGAAAACCAAGCACGACGACGACACATATTCCATAGAGGAGCTGCCAGCAGAGCCAAAGCGAGagccagagcaacagcagcagtctgCGCAAAAGCAATTGGTGACAAAAGTCCAAGAGCTTCCCAGTCGCAGCAGTTCAGGGAGTCATCCAACGTTCACAAAGCCCGCAGCTGAGCTTGAGTCCAAATTAAAGAGCAAGCCCATCGTCAGCCAGCCAGAGACAATAGAAACCACGGACATCAGTGAGAGTCTCAGCGAGGAGGAGGAAACCATCAGCGAGGAGCCTAGTGACTTCTTCACCTCGGAACCAGAGCGACAAGTATTCCAAATGCCAAAGTCTAAAGCAGCGGCAAAAGCTAA AAGTCCACAGAAGCCACAGCAGCCACTCACGAGGAAAGATGCACGTAAGCTGGTGAATCACAAGCTGAATCCACATGGCTTCAACATGAAGTCAAAAAGTATTTCGGGCATATCGCTTAAGCGCGTCAGTGCCGAGCTGGTGCAGCACAGGAACAACTTTCGACTG GATAATCCACATTTCTATGCGACACGTAATCGCATACGCAAATTTGTGGATAAACTCTGCTCCGCCAAGATGCCACCGACTGCTCAGTTAATGCTAAAACACAAGACGCCACTACAACCATCTGATGATGGAGGCAAAAGCCTCACGGGCACAACACAAAATGACGaagatggtgatgatgatctGGAAACTCCTGATCGCACGTCATCACAGGAGGAGGATGATCCGCAGGAGTTATCGCCCACTAACTCTAGTTCGCCACAGCAACGCCAACAGCATCGCAACTTTAAGGCACAGTTGGAGCAAATGTTGGCAAAGCCCGCGGCTCGCGTTGTTTCCAAGACGGGCACAACGCAAGTGCAGCTACATGCAGCCAGGCCAGTGCCGTTGCCACGCAAACGCGTTATGTTCAACACCATGGGCATTGACAAAAGTCTGAACGATGAAGATGAGGAAATTAAATga